A region of Streptomyces sp. NBC_01750 DNA encodes the following proteins:
- a CDS encoding FUSC family protein, with product MTMGEDKGGTGTRAGRLTPPDWLVKGLLPQTAPIPWAAVARAAVALSAPLAIGLAAGKPMYGALVSMGALSGVIGDTADSYRMRIFNIAVPQLFGAVGVTLGTLVYGEGWQAVVAVTVVALVSGMISSIGAVASVSGLLLLLNTVVGAGLPMPEPWWKPPLLLSLGGLFVLVLSLLAWPLRGREPERAAVAAAYASVAELFASAGTAAYDEKRQAVTQSLNTSYDLILARRAHDHGRSSPMVRLLAQLNVLIPLVEGAAAAHRYGRASRRPEIAAAVRDLADAVAEGRSEPPELALPEPEGPADRAVDTALRYAATVVHKTDPDPYNVDDRLGRPAALRVRVRRVSRDVMLSEGSWRYGLRLALCIGLAQSLVSLVPVTRSYWVALTVTFVMKPDFGSVFSRAVLRALGTAAGLLVAAAVLSQVPRGWWDVPVMMVLAALIPAFSAKGYAFQTAAVTPVILLLSDVLNHQGFNLVVPRLVDSLIGCAIALVAGYLLWPESWHTRIGDRLAAAVAETAGYVGHALGADEDQGERVRRRRHIYRDLSSVRSEFQRALTEPPPVGARAAAWWPLVVAVERIVDATTAARVRVDHGAEPPAPAEVTDIERQLRELAEGLRSNVVLVKVRTELEGDEQGVLAPLRQEVKAARAIASPERPA from the coding sequence ATGACCATGGGCGAAGACAAGGGCGGGACAGGGACGCGGGCGGGACGGCTGACGCCGCCGGACTGGCTGGTGAAAGGCCTGCTTCCGCAGACCGCCCCCATCCCCTGGGCCGCCGTCGCCCGCGCCGCCGTCGCGCTGTCCGCGCCTCTCGCGATCGGGCTCGCCGCCGGGAAGCCCATGTATGGCGCACTGGTGTCGATGGGCGCGCTCTCGGGCGTCATCGGCGACACCGCCGACTCCTACCGGATGCGCATCTTCAACATCGCCGTCCCGCAGCTCTTCGGCGCGGTCGGCGTCACCCTCGGAACCCTCGTGTACGGGGAGGGCTGGCAGGCGGTCGTCGCGGTGACCGTCGTCGCGCTGGTCTCCGGGATGATCTCGTCGATCGGCGCGGTGGCGTCCGTGTCCGGGCTGCTGCTTCTGCTCAACACGGTGGTGGGCGCCGGGCTGCCGATGCCGGAGCCATGGTGGAAGCCCCCGCTGCTGCTCAGCCTCGGCGGGCTCTTCGTTCTCGTACTGTCGCTGCTGGCCTGGCCGTTGCGCGGCCGGGAGCCGGAACGGGCAGCGGTTGCCGCGGCCTACGCAAGCGTCGCCGAACTCTTCGCGTCGGCGGGCACCGCGGCGTACGACGAAAAGCGCCAGGCCGTCACCCAGTCCCTCAACACCTCCTACGACCTGATCCTCGCCCGCCGGGCCCACGACCACGGGCGCAGCAGCCCGATGGTCCGGCTGCTCGCCCAGCTCAATGTGCTCATCCCGCTCGTCGAGGGCGCCGCGGCGGCGCATCGCTACGGCCGGGCCTCCCGCCGCCCCGAAATCGCCGCTGCCGTACGGGACTTGGCGGACGCGGTCGCAGAGGGCCGCAGCGAGCCGCCCGAGCTGGCGCTCCCCGAGCCGGAGGGCCCGGCCGACCGCGCCGTCGACACCGCTCTGCGGTACGCGGCCACCGTCGTGCACAAGACCGACCCCGACCCGTACAACGTGGACGACCGGCTCGGCCGGCCCGCGGCGCTGCGCGTGCGAGTCCGGCGCGTGTCCCGCGACGTGATGCTTTCCGAGGGGTCCTGGCGGTACGGGCTCCGGCTCGCGCTCTGCATAGGTCTGGCCCAGTCCCTGGTGTCCTTGGTGCCCGTGACCCGCTCGTACTGGGTGGCGCTCACCGTCACCTTCGTCATGAAGCCGGACTTCGGCTCGGTCTTCTCCCGCGCGGTGCTGCGCGCGCTCGGCACGGCGGCGGGCCTGCTCGTCGCGGCGGCGGTGCTCTCGCAGGTGCCGCGCGGCTGGTGGGACGTACCGGTGATGATGGTGCTCGCGGCGCTCATCCCCGCCTTCTCCGCGAAGGGGTACGCCTTTCAGACGGCGGCCGTCACACCCGTGATCCTGCTGCTCTCCGACGTCCTCAACCACCAGGGCTTCAACCTGGTCGTGCCGCGTCTGGTGGACAGCCTCATCGGCTGCGCGATCGCGCTGGTGGCGGGCTATCTGCTCTGGCCGGAGAGCTGGCACACCCGTATCGGCGACCGGCTGGCGGCGGCGGTGGCGGAGACGGCGGGCTATGTGGGGCACGCGCTCGGGGCGGATGAGGACCAGGGGGAGAGGGTGCGCAGGCGCCGCCATATCTACCGTGATCTCTCGTCCGTGCGGTCGGAGTTCCAGCGGGCCCTGACCGAACCGCCGCCGGTGGGGGCGCGGGCGGCAGCGTGGTGGCCGCTGGTCGTCGCGGTCGAACGGATCGTGGACGCGACGACGGCGGCGCGGGTCCGGGTGGACCATGGGGCCGAGCCGCCGGCGCCGGCCGAGGTGACGGACATCGAGCGTCAGCTGCGGGAGCTGGCGGAGGGGCTGCGGTCGAACGTGGTCCTGGTGAAGGTGCGGACGGAACTGGAGGGCGACGAGCAGGGGGTGCTGGCGCCGCTGCGTCAGGAGGTGAAGGCGGCGAGGGCGATCGCCTCACCCGAGCGGCCCGCCTGA
- a CDS encoding flavin monoamine oxidase family protein, with protein MERLEADVCVVGAGFAGLAAARELTQAGRDVVVLEARDRVGGRVWNREMPDGTVVSAGGTWLGKGQDRMFQLCRELGMDVYPQYEQGDQVLLLDGVSQRYRGLIPRIGPVAVASLGLAFMRLNRMARRLPADAPWQARGARTLDARTLGEWISQPHNVPSEKARTLLTSAMTLLFCADPAEVSLLGALVLARGGGSFNYYTDTRKTETHLVDGGAPELARRIAERLGEAVHLSSPVRQITYNGTDVQVHSDALTVRARRVIVATPPVLAGRIAFDPPLPPDHSHLRQRLVPGAILRVLTTYPEPFWREQHLSGQTLAPQSPVGITIDQTPRSGRPGVLSSYAFGPGAVQLGRLEPKERRDVWLNALAERFGPQAHTPSGYLETDWSAEPWSLGGMVGHFPTGVLTNYGPALRRPVGRIHWAGTETATVMHGLMEGAVRSGERAAGEVLAAL; from the coding sequence ATGGAACGCCTGGAAGCGGACGTCTGCGTGGTAGGTGCGGGTTTCGCGGGTCTGGCCGCCGCGCGGGAGCTGACACAGGCCGGCCGCGACGTGGTGGTGCTCGAGGCCAGGGACCGGGTCGGTGGGCGCGTGTGGAACCGGGAGATGCCGGACGGCACGGTCGTCTCGGCGGGCGGCACCTGGCTGGGCAAGGGCCAGGACCGGATGTTCCAGCTCTGCCGGGAGCTGGGCATGGACGTGTACCCCCAGTACGAGCAGGGAGACCAGGTCCTGCTCCTGGACGGCGTCAGCCAACGCTACCGGGGGTTGATCCCCAGGATCGGACCGGTGGCGGTCGCCTCCCTGGGCCTCGCGTTCATGCGCCTGAACCGGATGGCGCGGCGGCTTCCGGCCGACGCCCCCTGGCAGGCCCGGGGCGCCCGCACGCTGGACGCCCGCACGCTCGGGGAGTGGATCTCCCAGCCGCACAACGTGCCGTCGGAGAAGGCCCGCACCCTTCTCACGTCAGCGATGACCCTGCTGTTCTGCGCCGATCCGGCGGAAGTTTCGCTGCTGGGGGCGCTGGTCCTGGCCCGCGGCGGCGGCAGCTTCAACTACTACACCGACACCCGGAAGACCGAGACCCACCTGGTGGACGGCGGGGCGCCGGAGCTGGCCCGGCGGATCGCCGAGCGGCTGGGTGAGGCGGTGCACCTGTCGTCCCCGGTCCGGCAGATCACGTACAACGGCACCGATGTGCAGGTCCACTCCGACGCGCTCACCGTACGGGCGCGGCGGGTGATCGTGGCGACCCCGCCCGTGCTGGCCGGCCGGATCGCCTTCGACCCGCCGCTGCCCCCCGACCACAGCCATCTGCGGCAGCGGCTGGTGCCCGGCGCGATCCTCCGGGTGCTCACGACATACCCGGAGCCGTTCTGGCGGGAGCAGCACCTGTCGGGACAGACGCTGGCACCCCAGTCACCGGTCGGGATCACCATCGACCAGACACCGCGCTCGGGTCGGCCGGGAGTGCTCAGCAGCTACGCGTTCGGACCCGGCGCCGTGCAGTTGGGCCGCCTGGAGCCCAAGGAGCGGCGGGACGTGTGGCTGAACGCGCTCGCCGAGCGGTTCGGCCCGCAGGCTCACACCCCCAGTGGCTACTTGGAAACCGACTGGTCCGCCGAGCCGTGGTCGCTGGGCGGGATGGTGGGCCACTTCCCCACGGGCGTGCTCACCAACTACGGCCCGGCGCTACGCCGGCCGGTGGGCCGGATCCACTGGGCGGGCACGGAGACGGCAACGGTGATGCACGGGCTGATGGAGGGGGCAGTGCGCTCGGGCGAGCGGGCGGCCGGCGAGGTGCTGGCGGCCCTCTGA
- a CDS encoding universal stress protein, which translates to MADAGRIVVGVDGSAPSIRALRWAVRQSELTGDPVEAVISWEYPAAGWASMVPGVPPDFDPEALAAQILADSLKETLGAEGAAAITRTVMIGNVAQALIDRADGASLLVVGNRGYSGFKSTLLGSVGLHVTQHAPCPVVVVRGKPDSGTD; encoded by the coding sequence ATGGCAGACGCAGGCAGGATCGTCGTGGGCGTGGACGGCTCCGCGCCGTCGATCAGGGCGCTGCGCTGGGCCGTACGGCAGTCCGAACTGACCGGCGACCCGGTCGAGGCCGTGATCAGCTGGGAGTACCCGGCGGCGGGCTGGGCGTCGATGGTGCCGGGCGTGCCCCCGGACTTCGACCCGGAGGCCCTGGCGGCCCAGATCCTCGCCGACTCCCTGAAGGAGACCCTCGGCGCGGAGGGGGCCGCCGCGATCACCCGGACGGTCATGATCGGGAACGTCGCACAGGCCCTGATCGACCGGGCCGACGGCGCCTCGCTGCTGGTGGTCGGCAACCGCGGCTACAGCGGCTTCAAGTCGACGCTGCTCGGCTCGGTCGGCCTGCACGTCACCCAGCACGCGCCGTGCCCGGTGGTCGTGGTGCGGGGCAAGCCGGACTCCGGGACGGATTGA